From the genome of Fusarium oxysporum f. sp. lycopersici 4287 chromosome 3, whole genome shotgun sequence, one region includes:
- a CDS encoding hypothetical protein (At least one base has a quality score < 10): MDLRRDFQFDPFSEEGQNFDSQDGSLPDIDWSNPVEFLTAMGGPMPELPSPAKVRRQAGEYSAKVFASHHLLKQILERHEATIQKRWTKKTRQQRLQILLKAWPAMPASHRPDFEAFRRESKEERERGSKYKGHYMWPYINQEDLSQPKLMLLLLNARGRCPPPAFAAADNDAMHLGKVTKALVPIFLNLHTMVLHGATTAEGYGKLLDWDSHPDAFDWMHTRKQFLPGEGLLILEAQARLMPFLVDFCHEVLHEISADAIASSAYSIQPEPFLKTDSDASGFTSLAAMAAEAPYRLPARLDLERLTSLLEAEMSAAEDHVWALREDPAYFADQFREIKDHRQEMLPDTKGLPHPATHRLRENTLWARVTFGMLLDAYANLESLTELHRQVQNLSMLQQKFHKEILPTKDLPKEYFVSLLRFKYFLEQTAKGPLDKLKVAATASPPMRKFFVREPPVDPDSTKIFVRSCPGFKMEKVEQQLIWLLQTLWEDDYALFLVRVPNVVDELERLLQAEPKADALISAHVAKMIGDLAIVTQSLKQLELYQPWAQQFEMASADHVEDFKEEYTALQKPMAQLHAAFLQKGLDYAARLAEPSGGKFTYPYSKRRTKETVDALRQAESNLDMFWAKVDDVTKARVTDFEDTALYRLLSQPRILRRTAEWVEPTKTNEKAEPALDQDLWALNRPLSNLFLDQPAQTPQRFNAHGVQSKIKIKTKGDPSETSNNNDNVAPSDATKPKVLDSQPTFSVDARALKVFRTLFFNPEVTSTPGSIPWNDFLHAMASTGFQIEKLYGSVWQFSPTILDIERGIHFHEPHPKGKIPFEVARRHGRRLTRAYGWFGGMFMLKEKQ; encoded by the coding sequence ATGGACCTCAGACGAGATTTCCAGTTTGACCCCTTCTCAGAGGAGGGCCAAAATTTCGACAGTCAAGATGGTTCTCTGCCTGATATTGACTGGTCTAATCCCGTTGAATTCCTTACCGCCATGGGAGGTCCAATGCCCGAACTTCCCTCTCCGGCCAAGGTTCGGCGACAGGCTGGAGAATACTCGGCCAAGGTCTTTGCAAGCCACCATCTCCTAAAGCAAATTCTGGAGAGGCATGAGGCCACGATTCAGAAAAGGTGGACCAAGAAGACTCGGCAGCAGAGACTTCAAATTCTCCTCAAAGCTTGGCCGGCAATGCCTGCCTCTCATCGTCCTGATTTCGAGGCCTTTCGCAGAGAATCAAAGGAAGAACGAGAGAGAGGCTCGAAGTATAAAGGCCACTACATGTGGCCCTACATCAACCAGGAGGACTTATCACAGCCTAAGCTTATGCTCTTGCTGCTGAATGCCAGAGGCCGTTGTCCGCCTCCGGCCTTTGCGGCGGCCGATAACGACGCAATGCATCTAGGCAAAGTGACAAAGGCACTGGTTCCTATCTTTCTTAACCTTCACACGATGGTATTGCATGGCGCCACCACGGCTGAGGGATATGGAAAGCTTCTTGATTGGGATTCGCACCCAGATGCTTTTGACTGGATGCACACACGCAAACAATTTCTCCCTGGGGAGGGCCTCCTTATTCTCGAGGCACAGGCTCGCTTGATGCCCTTTCTCGTTGATTTTTGTCACGAAGTCCTCCACGAGATCTCCGCCGATGCCATCGCCAGTAGCGCGTATAGCATCCAGCCCGAGCCATTTCTGAAGACGGACAGCGACGCTTCCGGCTTCACATCATTGGCAGCAATGGCTGCGGAAGCGCCTTACAGACTACCGGCAAGACTTGATCTCGAACGACTCACGTCTCTTCTCGAAGCCGAGATGTCAGCAGCAGAAGATCACGTGTGGGCACTTCGTGAGGATCCTGCCTACTTTGCTGACCAGTTCCGCGAGATCAAAGATCACCGACAAGAAATGCTGCCTGATACCAAGGGACTTCCGCATCCTGCAACTCACAGGCTGCGGGAGAATACTCTCTGGGCCCGGGTAACCTTTGGTATGCTTTTAGATGCTTATGCGAATCTCGAGTCCCTCACCGAGCTTCATCGGCAAGTCCAAAACCTGAGCATGCTACAGCAGAAGTTTCACAAGGAAATACTGCCCACCAAGGACTTGCCGAAGGAGTACTTTGTTTCTCTGCTCCGCTTCAAGTACTTCTTGGAGCAAACGGCAAAGGGGCCCTTGGACAAGCTCAAAGTAGCTGCCACAGCCTCTCCACCGATGCGGAAATTCTTCGTCCGTGAGCCGCCTGTTGATCCTGACTCGACAAAGATATTCGTAAGGAGTTGCCCGGGGTTCAAGATGGAAAAGGTAGAACAACAGTTGATTTGGTTGTTGCAAACACTATGGGAAGATGATTACGCCCTCTTTCTCGTTCGCGTGCCTAACGTCGTCGATGAGTTGGAGCGACTGCTACAGGCGGAACCTAAGGCGGACGCCCTCATATCGGCCCACGTGGCCAAGATGATCGGTGACCTAGCCATTGTCACACAGAGTCTCAAGCAACTCGAGCTCTATCAGCCATGGGCCCAACAGTTCGAGATGGCTTCGGCTGACCATGTGGAAGATTTCAAAGAGGAGTACACCGCGCTACAGAAACCTATGGCACAGCTTCACGCTGCATTTTTACAAAAGGGCCTGGACTACGCCGCTAGACTTGCGGAGCCGTCAGGTGGCAAATTTACCTACCCATATAGCAAACGTCGGACAAAGGAGACGGTAGACGCTTTGCGACAGGCCGAGTCGAATTTGGATATGTTCTGGGCCAAGGTTGACGACGTAACAAAAGCTAGAGTCACGGATTTTGAAGATACAGCTCTTTATCGCCTTCTTTCTCAACCGCGCATCTTGAGAAGGACCGCAGAATGGGTTGAACCTACCAAAACAAACGAAAAAGCTGAGCCCGCCCTGGACCAAGATCTTTGGGCCCTCAACCGCCCACTTTCAAATCTGTTCCTGGACCAACCTGCACAAACACCTCAGAGATTCAATGCTCATGGCGTTCAGTCgaagatcaagatcaagaccaagggtGACCCCTCTGAGACGTCCAACAACAACGATAACGTGGCACCATCTGATGCCACAAAACCCAAGGTTCTCGACTCTCAGCCAACATTCTCCGTCGATGCTCGAGCATTGAAGGTGTTCCGCACTTTGTTCTTCAATCCCGAGGTAACATCGACGCCTGGCTCCATTCCATGGAACGACTTTCTCCATGCAATGGCCTCTACAGGTTTCCAGATTGAGAAGCTCTATGGCTCTGTCTGGCAGTTTTCCCCTACTATTTTGGACATTGAGCGAGGGATTCACTTCCATGAGCCCCATCCAAAAGGCAAGATTCCTTTCGAAGTCGCTCGACGGCATGGACGAAGATTGACACGGGCTTATGGCTGGTTCGGGGGCATGTTTAtgctcaaggagaagcaatAA
- a CDS encoding aquaporin rerated protein, other eukaryote, which translates to MGPTAEKNGHDDLGHPRGHLSTFNAHLVAASGEFVGTFFFLYFGYAGNMMAVLQSPYPAINGGLASTTDTWIAISYGFSLLVNVWAFYRISGGLFNPAVTLGLCIAGQLPWLRAAFLVPAQLLGSMCAGGLVDAMFPGSVAQANTVLGPYTSIAKGVFLEMFFTAQLIFVVLMLAAEKSRDTFIAPIGIGLALFVALIPGKYTQAGESIYRCR; encoded by the exons ATGGGGCCTACCGCTGAGAAAAATGGGCATGATGATCTAGGCCATCCACGAGGTCATCTAAGCACATTCAATGCTCACTTGGTCGCCGCATCAGGAGAGTTCGTTGGGACATTCTTTTTCCTCTACTTTGGCTATGCTGGAAACATGATGGCTGTTCTCCAATCACCATATCCTGCTATCAATGGTGGGTTGGCAAGTACTACGGACACTTGGATCGCAATATCGTACGGATTTTCTCTACTGGTCAACGTCTGGGCTTTCTACCGGATCAGCGGAGGATTATTCAACCCAGCA GTCACGCTCGGTTTATGCATCGCAGGACAGCTCCCTTGGCTGCGCGCTGCGTTCCTTGTCCCCGCACAGCTACTCGGATCCATGTGCGCGGGTGGCCTTGTCGATGCGATGTTCCCAGGGTCAGTGGCGCAGGCCAACACAGTACTCGGACCTTATACTTCTATTGCGAAAGGCGTGTTCTTGGAGATGTTCTTCACAGCTCAGCTGATTTTTGTTGTCTTGATGCTGGCTGCTGAAAAGTCTCGAGATACCTTCATTGCGCCCATCGGCATTGGGCTCGCCTTATTTGTAGCTCTGATCCCTGGTAAGTATACTCAGGCTGGCGAATCTATCTACCGATGTAGATGA
- a CDS encoding hypothetical protein (At least one base has a quality score < 10) → MSSSSPVAHASPHLRKPLDTQRGTGGDMSMMFFAQPDCPSRFAHQDQHRIKGLNAETLARIFLPPPSWLLAAEYAPLRSDVDGSSTSIFFSLNLSIYNQPIVASEWIEEWFFMNGRVHPYAFAWEVEQHDGLESDADCTLLYTMPALIVRDQGYQPVLPRLFASMDSFPCVPPIVSFAGPVTGPGHSLLRQDLLPGLDATQLKCCGFIQLSTYLGPGNPDKPPFRGFHPFQVFVIFPIHTNPWAILCKKMTERRDSQFQPNAQFTCTGKVAGLLDHRVMVHPPGFQRDYVFIVVPDSWTFLDKTTTPTTQPVLPLSAPPKRQASSATSSFQDIRAACYSLATPSPLPPSPPTSSSGQPDTPPLKRHYPDHAQTPTKRQRVLQPAPALSSTPDSCSTVTQPFPASASTSSSSEPNTTRQGPASVNLSTPALDSIVASPSDSPNRPHRSRQPTKRILEKEYNNMNNNQLQYSQVENKPKPN, encoded by the exons atgtcttcctcttcgcccGTCGCCCATGCTTCGCCCCACCTTCGAAAGCCGCTCGACACCCAAAGGGGAACTGGCGGCGATATGTCTATGATGTTCTTCGCCCAACCAGACTGCCCCTCTAGATTTGCTCACCAGGATCAGCATCGCATCAAGGGCCTCAATGCCGAAACGCTCGCCCGCatcttcttgcctcccccCTCGTGGTTGTTGGCTGCGGAATATGCGCCCTTGCGGTCCGACGTTGACGGCTCGtcaacatccatcttcttcagtctcAATCTCTCGATTTACAATCAACCTATTGTTGCCTCAGAATGGATCGAAGAGTGGTTCTTCATGAATGGCCGCGTCCACCCGTACGCATTTGCGTGGGAGGTTGAGCAGCATGACGGTTTAGAATCGGATGCAGACTGCACCCTTCTCTACACGATGCCTGCCCTCATCGTCCGTGATCAAGGCTATCAGCC CGTGCTTCCCAGGCTCTTCGCCTCCATGGACAGCTTCCCCTGTGTCCCGCCCATCGTTTCCTTCGCTGGCCCTGTCACCGGCCCTGGTCACTCCTTGCTGCGACAGGACCTCCTCCCAGGTCTGGACGCCACCCAACTGAAGTGCTGCGGCTTCATCCAGCTTTCCACTTATCTTGGTCCTGGGAACCCCGACAAGCCTCCATTCAGAGGCTTCCACCCTTTCCAGgtcttcgtcatctttcCCATTCACACGAATCCCTGGGCCATCCTGTGCAAGAAAATGACCGAGAGGCGAGATTCCCAGTTCCAGCCTAACGCCCAATTCACCTGCACAGGGAAAGTCGCTGGCCTGCTTGATCATCGCGTTATGGTCCATCCGCCAGGGTTCCAAAGAGACTATGTCTTTATTGTCGTTCCCGATTCCTGGACTTTTCTCGACAAGACCACCACCCCCACAACTCAACCGGTCTTGCCTCTCTCAGCGCCACCAAAACGACAAGCATCCTCAGCTACCTCTTCTTTCCAGGATATACGCGCTGCCTGCTATTCACTGGCTACACCTAGCCCTCTTCCACCAAGTCCTccaacttcatcctcagGCCAGCCCGATACACCACCGCTAAAGCGGCACTATCCTGACCATGCCCAGACGCCAACAAAGAGGCAGCGTGTGCTGCAGCCGGCCCCAGCCCTTTCCTCTACGCCTGACAGTTGCAGCACTGTCACTCAACCTTTCCctgcctcagcctcaacgtCTTCCTCTAGCGAGCCAAACACTACTAGGCAGGGTCCTGCCTCGGTGAACCTTTCGACGCCTGCCCTTGATTCAATCGTCGCTTCACCATCAGACTCGCCAAACCGGCCACATCGAAGCCGCCAACCTACCAAAAGAATTCTAGAAAAGGAATATAACAACATGAACAATAATCAGCTGCAATACTCTCAGGTGGAAAATAAACCAAAACCAAATTAG
- a CDS encoding hypothetical protein (At least one base has a quality score < 10) → MFPDELKDLTPVEEKLIAMNSCYGFVTRYSIPSSQKQTAKYPKHIKGHITVFPNNVQELATKVLPHPLVQVMEEIHVSWQGAEKPAPSDLSGLLSVRRRAVERALVWLRKNNPHYAEIEIDVAEMESWGAPPHGGAVGGV, encoded by the coding sequence ATGTTTCccgatgagctcaaggaccTCACGCcggttgaggagaagctcatcgCGATGAATTCGTGTTATGGGTTTGTCACCAGGTACAGCATCCCGAGCAGCCAGAAGCAGACCGCAAAGTACCCGAAGCATATCAAGGGCCACATTACGGTGTTTCCGAATAACGTGCAGGAGCTGGCCACGAAAGTGCTTCCTCATCCGCTCGTGCAAGTCATGGAAGAGATCCATGTCTCGTGGCAGGGTGCGGAGAAGCCAGCACCAAGCGACTTGTCAGGCCTATTGTCAGTGAGGCGACGAGCCGTTGAGAGGGCTCTTGTGTGGCTTAGGAAGAACAATCCGCATTACGCCGAGATCGAGATTGATGTGGCTGAGATGGAGAGCTGGGGCGCGCCGCCGCATGGGGGTGCCGTCGGCGGTGTATGA